TGTTCATCAATCTTTCGTCGAAGCATTACCCGACCATCGCGGCAGCCAAGGCTGCGGGCGCACCGACGCTGAACCTCGGATTGTTCATCAATACGATCATCGACTTCGTGATAATCGCGTTCGCGGTCTTTCTACTCGTCAAATGGGTGAATCACCTCGTCGGCGAAAAGCCCGCGCCACCCACCACCAAGCAGTGTCCATACTGCCTGAGCGCGATTGCGCTGGGCGCCACGCGATGCCCTCAGTGCACGTCGGAACTGAAGGCGGCGTGAACTGGGAACAGCATTTCCCGGCAGTGAAGAAGTGAAAAAGTGAAAAAGTGAAAGATGCGGAGGCGCACGCGGACTTGCCGCGCGGCGCCTCCTGCACTGCGACCGCCGATGCTTGCCGCTACTCGCCGGCCTGCGCGACGTCGGCCATCGCCTTCGCCGCGCGCGCGCAAATCTCGCTCAGGACTTCGTCCGTGATTACGGTTGACAGCGCGATCATCCCGCTGGGCGCGAAAAACAAACCCTGATTGAGCGCCGCCAGATGGAAGTTGGCGATCGCGCGGGCGTCCTCGCGTGCGATCGTCGCGGGCGGCGGCTCGTTGAGCAGGAACACGTTCATCAGCGATCCATAGTGCCGCACGGAAAACAGCAGCCCCACTTGGCGCGCCGCGCGCGCCAGCTCGGCGGCCAGCCGCTCGGCCTGCTTGGCCATTTTGTCGATTCGCGCCTGCGTGAGTTCGCGCACCGACACCACGCCGGCCGCGCAGGTGACCGGATTGCCGTTGAAAGTGCCTGAATGAAAAATCCTGCCGCGATTGCGCGGGTCGAACGCCGACATCACTTCCTCGCTGCCGCCGATCGCTCCGACCGGGAATCCGCCGCCGATGATCTTTCCGAACATCGTCAGGTCCGGCTTGACGTTGAAAATCTGCTGCCCGCCGCCCTCGGCCAGCCTCAGCGTGATCACCTCATCGAGGACGAACATCGCACCCGCGCTATGCGCCGCTTCGGCAACCCGCCCGAGAAATTCGGCCGGCGGCTCCACCACGCCCGCCGAGCCGAGGATCGGCTCGAGAAACACCGCTGCAATCTCCGAACCGCGCTCAGACAGCAGCGCCTCGAACACAGTCGCCTCGCCGAAGTCGGCGAGCATGGTGCGCTCGCCGTCCTGGCCGATCAGCCCGACTTCCAAATCGTCGTACGATCCATGATAGCCGTAGCGCGCCATCAGGATGAGCTTGCGGCCGGTAAGCCGCCGCGCGACGTGTGCCGCGAGCATCCCGGCCTCCGTCCCTGAATTGCAAAATCGCACGCGATCCACAGATTCGACCCGCTCGCACAGCAGAGTCGCCAGCTCGATCTGCGCCTCCGATCGCGCCGGCCACGAACTGCCGTCGCGAACCGCCTTGCTCACCGTCTCGACGATTGGCGGATAAGCGTTGCCATGAACCAGGCTGGTGTAGTTGCCAATCAGGTCGATGTACTTGTTGCCGTCAACGTCCCAAACGAAAGGACCTTCGCCGCGCTTGAGCGTAAGCGGGTAGGGCCGATAGTAGGTGGTGGTGCGGGTGTCCCCGCCGGGCATCACGCGCTCGGCGCGCTTGGTGAGTTGCGCGGATTTTTCGGTCGCCGCGCGATAGTGTTCTTCGATACTGTTCATCGTCTCTTCCCCCGACTCTTCATCGTCTCATTCCCCGATGAGATATAATGAGCGTTCGCGCGTCTGCCGACAGCATATTACTCCATCATTTGCGGGTATCTCACCGCCGCGAGTCAAGCTCTCCACCGCCGCCAACGCCGCGGCCGCACACTATCGTTGACCCCGGCCGTTCGAGTGCATCCTTCTCTCCTGGCCGAAGGTTGAAAAACTCAGCTCAACTTTTCGATTTCGTGTCGCCATATTGTAGTACCTGCACCTTCTCGACTGTGATCAGTCCCGAGCCCATCATCTCGTCGAGCACCGGCATGAACGCGTCGATTTTCGCCTGGCTATCGACGATCTCGATGACCATCGGCAGGTCTTCCGACAGCCGCAGAATTTTCGCCGAATGCAGATGGCTGGATTTGCCAAAGCCCATCGGGCCGCGCAGCACGGTCGCGCCGCCGAGCTGAAGTTCGCGCGCCTTGAGCACGATCGCTTCGTACAGCGGCTTGCCGCCCGAGCGTTCGCTCTCGCCGATAAAAATTCGAAGCAACACCGCATCGCGTGGGATTTGCATCGTTACACCCCCCGGTTAAGCGCCGTGGCCGCTATGAAGCCCAGCCATACCGACAGCACGCACAGCAGAACCGAACCGGCGGCGTTCAATGCCGCCGGCATCCACTCGCCCGCGCGCATCAAGTAAAACGTTTCGAGCGAGAAAGTCGAGAA
This region of Candidatus Binatus sp. genomic DNA includes:
- the mscL gene encoding large conductance mechanosensitive channel protein MscL, which produces MLSEFKQFAIKGNVIDLAVGFVVGAAFGKIVTSFTNDILMPPIGLALGAVDFANLFINLSSKHYPTIAAAKAAGAPTLNLGLFINTIIDFVIIAFAVFLLVKWVNHLVGEKPAPPTTKQCPYCLSAIALGATRCPQCTSELKAA
- a CDS encoding aspartate aminotransferase family protein produces the protein MNSIEEHYRAATEKSAQLTKRAERVMPGGDTRTTTYYRPYPLTLKRGEGPFVWDVDGNKYIDLIGNYTSLVHGNAYPPIVETVSKAVRDGSSWPARSEAQIELATLLCERVESVDRVRFCNSGTEAGMLAAHVARRLTGRKLILMARYGYHGSYDDLEVGLIGQDGERTMLADFGEATVFEALLSERGSEIAAVFLEPILGSAGVVEPPAEFLGRVAEAAHSAGAMFVLDEVITLRLAEGGGQQIFNVKPDLTMFGKIIGGGFPVGAIGGSEEVMSAFDPRNRGRIFHSGTFNGNPVTCAAGVVSVRELTQARIDKMAKQAERLAAELARAARQVGLLFSVRHYGSLMNVFLLNEPPPATIAREDARAIANFHLAALNQGLFFAPSGMIALSTVITDEVLSEICARAAKAMADVAQAGE
- a CDS encoding DUF190 domain-containing protein, producing the protein MQIPRDAVLLRIFIGESERSGGKPLYEAIVLKARELQLGGATVLRGPMGFGKSSHLHSAKILRLSEDLPMVIEIVDSQAKIDAFMPVLDEMMGSGLITVEKVQVLQYGDTKSKS